A region from the bacterium genome encodes:
- the cas7u gene encoding type I-U CRISPR-associated protein Cas7 has protein sequence MAEPLTLEDLERAVSGRAAAIRCRRTLEPAGGPGDKVFPPTYAGAKYALERRRVRRNGTEEVVDCVLLDSVQSQANRIEEALQNAVDRGVIQIPVIEVDFSVVDPTGNREDDERQGRLLDPIGKVTSLQVPHRLADAILRDSLLNGVPFRESEVGQAIDTASTRNATPLYQLCPTALVLGMWDSTGPKGGLGAKFPRALVSEIVGIDATVIDFNRGIRRDPLGIRAAARVIKTSLRSWKVADDPKAKEAISPAEINHSNVPFGGKPEDNGGVTISYAEQTITLSLVGLRRLRFPLNGRYDNRVDDAARTVLAALALCGATLAAEEGYDLRSRCLLWPTGPMIWEVLDRPGETPERFVLDANSAVALFNAAVSRAESLGLSWRKEPLRLDPSPQLVDLVRTSQEIAATEGTEAE, from the coding sequence ATGGCCGAGCCGCTGACCCTGGAGGACCTCGAGCGCGCGGTGTCGGGGCGCGCCGCCGCGATCCGCTGTCGTCGGACTCTGGAGCCCGCCGGCGGGCCGGGAGACAAGGTGTTCCCGCCGACCTACGCAGGAGCCAAGTACGCCCTGGAGAGGCGACGAGTCCGGCGCAACGGCACCGAGGAGGTCGTCGACTGCGTTCTTCTGGACTCTGTCCAGTCCCAGGCGAACCGGATCGAGGAGGCTCTACAGAACGCTGTCGATCGCGGTGTCATTCAGATTCCCGTGATCGAGGTCGATTTCTCCGTCGTCGACCCGACGGGCAACCGCGAGGACGACGAACGGCAGGGTCGTCTCCTCGACCCGATCGGCAAGGTGACGAGCCTCCAGGTCCCGCACCGGCTGGCTGACGCCATCCTCCGGGACAGTCTGCTCAATGGTGTGCCGTTCCGGGAGTCTGAGGTCGGTCAAGCCATCGACACGGCGAGCACCCGCAACGCCACGCCGCTCTACCAGCTCTGTCCAACGGCGCTCGTTCTCGGCATGTGGGACTCCACCGGCCCGAAGGGTGGACTCGGTGCGAAATTCCCGCGCGCACTGGTCTCAGAAATCGTCGGGATCGATGCGACGGTGATCGACTTCAACCGCGGGATCCGCCGCGACCCCCTCGGGATTCGCGCGGCTGCGCGCGTGATCAAGACCTCGCTTCGGAGCTGGAAGGTCGCAGACGATCCAAAGGCGAAGGAGGCGATCTCGCCGGCCGAGATCAACCACAGCAACGTGCCCTTCGGGGGCAAGCCGGAGGACAACGGCGGCGTCACGATCAGCTACGCAGAGCAGACGATCACGCTGTCGCTCGTCGGTCTCCGACGACTCCGGTTCCCTCTGAACGGCCGGTATGACAATCGAGTGGACGACGCAGCTCGAACGGTCCTCGCCGCCCTGGCGCTGTGCGGCGCGACACTGGCGGCCGAGGAGGGCTATGACCTACGTTCGCGTTGCCTCCTCTGGCCGACGGGCCCGATGATCTGGGAGGTGCTCGACCGACCCGGCGAGACGCCCGAACGCTTCGTCCTGGACGCGAATTCCGCGGTCGCACTGTTCAACGCTGCCGTGAGCCGAGCAGAATCCCTCGGACTCTCGTGGCGTAAGGAGCCGCTCCGGCTCGATCCCTCACCGCAACTCGTGGATTTGGTTCGAACGAGCCAGGAGATCGCGGCGACCGAGGGAACGGAGGCGGAGTAA
- a CDS encoding glutathione-dependent formaldehyde dehydrogenase, which yields MKATVYHGPADLRVEHKKDPEIEHPFDVILRVTTAALCGSDLHLYRGLIPDTRVGTTFGHEFVGIVEEVGPGVRKLRRGDRVVVPFPIACGSCFYCRRDLFAQCENTNPNSELTCGVFGYSHTTGGYDGGQAEYVRVPFADVGPMKLPDEVSDLDAVMLADVFPTGYQAAEMGEIKPGETVAIFGLGPVGLFAAKSAWLMGAGRVIGVDHVPDRLEFARQWACSDVLDFRDVDVVAALKEMTGGRGPDVCIDAVGLEADGSALHEFLGRVLMLQAGAANVIGYCIDAVRKGGNVVLIGVYGPPWNLVPIGTAMNKNLTLRMGQCNVHRYLPHLLEHVQAGRVKPSDIVTHRFSLDDAPHAYRLFAGKLDGCRKAVFEM from the coding sequence GTGAAGGCGACGGTCTACCACGGCCCGGCGGACCTCCGGGTCGAGCACAAGAAGGACCCGGAGATCGAGCACCCGTTCGACGTCATCTTGCGGGTCACCACGGCCGCCCTGTGCGGCTCGGACCTGCACCTGTACCGCGGGCTGATCCCGGACACGCGCGTCGGCACGACGTTCGGCCACGAGTTCGTCGGCATCGTGGAGGAGGTCGGGCCCGGCGTGCGCAAGCTGCGCCGCGGCGACCGCGTGGTGGTGCCGTTCCCGATCGCCTGCGGCTCGTGCTTCTACTGCCGGCGCGACCTGTTCGCGCAGTGCGAGAACACCAACCCGAACAGCGAGCTGACGTGCGGCGTGTTCGGGTACTCGCACACCACCGGCGGCTACGACGGCGGCCAGGCGGAGTACGTGCGCGTTCCGTTCGCCGACGTCGGCCCCATGAAGCTCCCGGACGAGGTCTCGGACCTGGACGCCGTCATGCTCGCGGACGTCTTCCCCACCGGCTATCAGGCGGCGGAGATGGGCGAGATCAAGCCGGGCGAGACGGTGGCGATCTTCGGCCTGGGGCCGGTCGGGCTCTTCGCGGCGAAGTCCGCCTGGCTCATGGGCGCGGGGCGCGTGATCGGGGTGGACCACGTGCCGGACCGGCTCGAGTTCGCGCGGCAGTGGGCGTGCTCGGACGTGCTGGACTTCCGCGACGTGGACGTCGTCGCCGCGCTGAAGGAGATGACCGGCGGCCGCGGCCCCGACGTCTGCATCGACGCGGTGGGCCTCGAGGCGGACGGCTCCGCGCTGCACGAGTTCCTCGGCCGCGTGCTGATGCTGCAGGCCGGCGCCGCGAACGTGATCGGCTACTGCATCGACGCGGTCCGCAAGGGCGGCAACGTGGTGCTGATCGGCGTGTACGGCCCGCCGTGGAACCTGGTGCCGATCGGCACGGCGATGAACAAGAACCTCACGCTGCGGATGGGGCAGTGCAACGTGCACCGCTACCTGCCGCACCTGCTCGAGCACGTGCAGGCGGGGCGTGTGAAGCCGAGCGACATCGTGACGCACCGTTTCTCGCTGGACGACGCTCCGCACGCGTATCGCCTGTTCGCGGGGAAGCTCGACGGCTGCAGGAAGGCGGTGTTCGAGATGTGA
- the crcB gene encoding fluoride efflux transporter CrcB, with translation MFALYIALGGALGAVARYVLGSWIHSWAGPGFPWGTFAINATGSLLIGLSLHCLNTTHAAPELRAFVTTGLLGAFTTFSTFTYEAIMLLQEGAWARAAAYTLGSLAIGLLAAGSGLYIGERLLPPAG, from the coding sequence GTGTTCGCCCTCTACATCGCCTTGGGTGGCGCCCTCGGCGCCGTGGCCCGTTACGTCCTCGGGAGCTGGATCCACTCCTGGGCCGGACCCGGCTTCCCCTGGGGCACCTTCGCCATCAACGCCACGGGCTCCCTACTGATCGGCCTCTCTCTCCACTGCCTCAACACCACCCACGCCGCCCCGGAACTGCGCGCATTCGTCACGACCGGGCTCCTCGGCGCCTTCACCACGTTCAGCACGTTCACCTACGAGGCCATCATGCTGCTCCAGGAAGGTGCCTGGGCGCGCGCGGCGGCGTACACGCTCGGAAGCCTGGCGATCGGCCTCCTGGCCGCTGGCAGCGGACTCTACATCGGCGAGCGGCTGTTACCGCCGGCCGGATAG
- the cas5u6u gene encoding type I-U CRISPR-associated protein Cas5/Cas6 has product MLALGIRYLTGYAVATDPSDRTRAEWPPHPGRVFMALADAYFETGEDVRERQALEWLEALPSPLVTASDADARRVVTHYVPVNDRSIAGKAFLQSAPAIARIKQPRTFPRVRPVDDTVWFIWPDADPPEAVRDALESLCRKVVRVGHSSSLVQVWVTQEIQGIVPRWIPEDDAPEIRMRVASPGTLAMLRERYNAAAIETFFELDARIRSSRGKDQKEAKAAFREAFGREWRRGIAPPERLRPVLGLWQGYRRVEREEDSPPHGTVFDPTLTVLRLEPTDEAFGGRLDLTTTLRLTNVLRAALMNRATELGLDPVPEIITGHYPDGQPLDRPHAAFIPLAFVGHEHAGGHLLGLALVLPRSAYWPGHAVERRQVLTALARIQTLKLGRLGVWRLVPEVRESPAYNLTPEAWTGGRHGARVWGTVTPIVLDRHPKAESRREYYEEVAAVIRQSCERIGLPSPLSVTTGPVSPHLGVPASREFPRLQRKDGSEQRHTHATIVFPEPVVGPVLLGAGRYRGYGLCRPLREGGAS; this is encoded by the coding sequence ATGCTCGCTCTCGGGATCCGCTACCTCACAGGGTACGCGGTGGCCACGGATCCCTCGGACCGTACTCGGGCGGAGTGGCCACCTCACCCTGGCCGGGTGTTCATGGCCCTTGCCGATGCCTACTTCGAGACGGGCGAGGATGTCCGTGAGCGCCAGGCGCTGGAATGGCTCGAGGCGCTCCCCTCGCCACTCGTCACGGCCTCCGACGCAGATGCGCGCCGCGTCGTCACGCATTACGTGCCGGTCAACGACAGGTCCATTGCGGGTAAGGCCTTCCTGCAGTCCGCTCCCGCAATCGCGCGCATCAAACAACCTCGCACCTTCCCGCGCGTCCGTCCGGTGGACGACACCGTCTGGTTCATCTGGCCGGATGCGGATCCGCCAGAGGCGGTTCGCGATGCCCTGGAATCGCTCTGCCGCAAGGTCGTTCGCGTCGGGCATTCGTCCTCGCTGGTGCAGGTCTGGGTCACGCAGGAGATCCAAGGCATTGTACCACGCTGGATCCCGGAGGATGACGCGCCCGAGATCCGCATGCGGGTCGCCAGTCCCGGGACGCTCGCAATGCTCCGCGAACGCTACAACGCAGCGGCGATCGAAACCTTCTTCGAGCTGGATGCCCGCATCCGTTCCTCGCGAGGAAAAGACCAGAAGGAAGCCAAGGCCGCGTTTCGAGAGGCGTTCGGGCGGGAATGGAGGCGCGGCATCGCGCCGCCCGAACGCCTGCGCCCGGTCCTCGGCTTGTGGCAGGGCTACCGCCGCGTCGAGAGAGAGGAGGACAGTCCCCCCCATGGGACCGTCTTCGACCCAACGCTCACCGTGCTGCGTCTGGAGCCCACCGATGAGGCGTTCGGTGGTCGACTCGATCTCACGACGACACTGCGCCTGACCAACGTGCTGCGGGCGGCCCTGATGAACCGTGCGACGGAGCTCGGTCTCGATCCGGTTCCCGAGATCATCACCGGCCACTACCCGGATGGACAGCCTCTCGACCGTCCGCACGCCGCCTTCATACCGCTGGCGTTCGTTGGTCACGAGCATGCCGGTGGACACCTCCTCGGCCTGGCGTTGGTGCTCCCGCGGAGCGCGTACTGGCCCGGCCATGCGGTCGAGCGGCGCCAGGTGCTCACAGCACTCGCGCGGATCCAGACGCTGAAGCTGGGGCGGCTCGGCGTCTGGCGTCTCGTGCCGGAGGTGCGGGAGTCACCGGCCTACAATCTCACGCCGGAGGCCTGGACGGGGGGGCGCCACGGCGCACGCGTGTGGGGAACCGTGACGCCGATTGTTCTCGACCGTCACCCGAAAGCGGAATCGCGCCGAGAGTACTACGAGGAAGTGGCAGCCGTCATCCGGCAGAGTTGCGAGCGCATCGGATTGCCGAGCCCGCTTTCCGTGACGACGGGACCGGTGTCCCCCCATCTCGGCGTACCGGCGAGTCGCGAGTTCCCCCGGCTGCAGCGTAAGGACGGGAGCGAGCAGCGACACACGCACGCGACCATCGTCTTCCCGGAGCCGGTCGTGGGGCCGGTTTTGCTCGGCGCCGGCCGCTATCGTGGCTACGGGCTCTGCCGCCCGCTGCGAGAAGGAGGGGCATCATGA
- a CDS encoding CRISPR-associated endonuclease Cas4/Cas1, with product MPVVCRVLLSGLQNHSPRRGAMDSIATPATIVAPPELAGDRSGEDAPDLLPVRMLNEFVYCPRLFHLMYVEGRWEDNVYTIEGKDAHRRVDKLDHVLPDPETADVKESAKEPPDTDGGGDERPTITRSVTLGSTRLGIVARLDLVSTAGDEAVPVDTKRGRVPNNPERSWEPERVQLMAQGLLLREHGYRCDHGVLYYEGSKTRVDVPFTPELEARTLRYIEAARTAARSTVLPDPLEDSPKCSGCSLNAICLPDETLALRHVPPDPTTTGHPPIRRLYPARDEALPLYVQEQGAMVGKRGEMLVIEKAGEELARVRLRDVSQLVLCGRVGITAAAIHLLCEAAVPIVHLSAGHWFYGITHGITLRNAFDRAAQFRAAADPGRVLEFARAIIAAKGANQRTLLNRNAQPKPAGAIERMATFLRKLEHASSVDEILGLEGNLASLYFQNFSAMLRPRDFDAEWAFQERNRRPPRDPVNALLSFGYALLTKECTVALLAEGLDPWWGLFHQPRHGRPALALDLMEEFRPLIVDSAVITAVNTGMVTAGDFLRSGAACVLTASGRKAFLKAYEARLNQLVTHPVFDYRCSWRQVIRLQARLLSRWLRGDVPVYLGITTR from the coding sequence ATGCCCGTCGTCTGTCGCGTTCTGCTCTCTGGCTTGCAGAACCATTCGCCACGCAGAGGAGCCATGGACTCGATCGCTACGCCTGCGACAATCGTCGCACCGCCCGAGCTCGCGGGAGACCGCTCTGGCGAAGACGCCCCCGATCTCCTTCCGGTTCGGATGCTCAACGAGTTCGTCTACTGTCCGCGGCTCTTCCACCTGATGTACGTCGAAGGGCGGTGGGAGGACAACGTCTATACCATCGAGGGCAAGGATGCGCACCGCCGCGTAGACAAGCTCGACCATGTCCTGCCGGATCCCGAGACGGCCGATGTCAAGGAGAGCGCCAAGGAGCCCCCGGATACCGACGGTGGCGGCGATGAACGCCCGACGATCACCCGCTCCGTCACTCTCGGCTCGACCCGTCTAGGCATCGTCGCCAGGCTCGATCTGGTCTCCACCGCAGGAGACGAGGCCGTCCCCGTCGACACCAAGCGAGGCCGTGTGCCCAACAACCCGGAGCGGAGTTGGGAGCCCGAGCGCGTCCAGCTCATGGCTCAGGGACTGCTCCTCCGTGAGCACGGCTACCGCTGCGACCACGGCGTCCTGTACTACGAGGGCTCCAAGACCCGCGTCGACGTGCCGTTCACGCCCGAGCTCGAGGCACGCACGCTCCGCTACATCGAGGCGGCGCGCACCGCTGCACGCTCCACGGTGCTACCGGACCCCCTTGAGGACAGCCCCAAGTGCAGCGGCTGCTCTCTCAACGCCATCTGCCTACCGGACGAGACCCTCGCCCTCCGGCACGTTCCCCCAGACCCGACGACGACGGGACATCCTCCGATACGCCGCCTCTATCCAGCGCGCGATGAAGCCCTGCCGCTCTACGTCCAGGAGCAGGGGGCGATGGTCGGCAAGCGCGGCGAAATGCTCGTGATCGAAAAGGCAGGTGAGGAGCTCGCACGGGTGCGTCTGCGCGACGTGAGTCAACTCGTGCTGTGCGGCCGGGTCGGGATTACTGCGGCTGCGATCCATCTGCTCTGCGAGGCCGCCGTGCCGATCGTACACCTCTCGGCCGGCCACTGGTTCTATGGCATCACCCATGGCATCACGCTGCGCAATGCCTTCGATCGCGCAGCCCAGTTCCGCGCGGCCGCCGACCCCGGACGCGTGTTGGAGTTCGCTCGTGCGATCATCGCGGCCAAGGGGGCCAACCAGCGCACGCTCCTCAACCGCAACGCACAGCCCAAGCCCGCGGGAGCGATCGAGCGCATGGCGACCTTCCTGCGGAAGCTCGAGCACGCAAGCAGCGTGGACGAGATCCTCGGACTCGAGGGCAACCTCGCGAGCCTGTACTTCCAGAACTTCTCCGCCATGCTCCGGCCCCGGGACTTCGACGCCGAGTGGGCCTTCCAGGAGCGCAACCGCCGTCCGCCTCGTGACCCAGTCAACGCACTGCTCTCCTTCGGTTATGCGCTCCTCACAAAGGAGTGCACCGTGGCCCTCCTCGCCGAGGGGCTGGACCCGTGGTGGGGACTCTTCCACCAGCCGCGGCACGGCCGCCCCGCCCTCGCGCTCGATCTCATGGAAGAGTTCAGGCCTCTGATCGTCGACAGCGCCGTCATCACGGCCGTCAACACGGGTATGGTCACTGCGGGCGACTTCCTCCGCTCCGGTGCCGCTTGCGTGCTGACAGCGTCAGGTCGGAAGGCATTCCTCAAGGCGTATGAAGCCCGGTTGAACCAACTGGTGACGCACCCGGTGTTCGATTACCGGTGCTCGTGGCGCCAGGTGATCCGGCTCCAGGCGCGGCTCCTCTCGCGCTGGTTGCGCGGGGATGTACCCGTCTACCTCGGCATCACGACTCGCTGA
- the cas2 gene encoding CRISPR-associated endonuclease Cas2, whose product MARRHYLVSYDISDDRRRNAVFKALEGQGDHVQYSVFLCDLNERELAQLRARLRREINAVEDQVLIVDLGPATSPLENGIECLGRAYAPSARVLVV is encoded by the coding sequence GTGGCTCGCCGGCATTATCTTGTGTCTTACGACATCTCCGACGATCGCCGCCGCAACGCTGTCTTCAAGGCGTTGGAGGGCCAGGGCGACCACGTACAGTACAGCGTCTTCCTCTGCGACCTGAACGAGCGCGAACTCGCCCAGCTCCGGGCGCGATTGCGTCGCGAGATCAATGCGGTCGAGGACCAGGTCCTCATCGTGGACCTCGGCCCGGCAACCTCGCCGCTCGAGAACGGGATCGAGTGTCTCGGCAGGGCATACGCGCCGTCCGCACGAGTACTGGTCGTGTGA
- a CDS encoding CRISPR-associated endonuclease Cas3'' has protein sequence MKPDLGPEHFDAFYHELHGYAPFPWQRMLAERVTTGEWPACIDLPTASGKTACIDIAVFALACQADRPIGERTAPRRIFFVVDRRIVVDEAFSRARRIARRLAGAREGVLRVVADRLRSLSAAAENEPPLIVTRMRGGIALDDGWVRDPSRPAVITSTVDQVGSRLLFRGYGRSPRVAAIDAGLVGNDALIILDEAHCAVPFWRTLAAIQEYRAARWAEEAVVSPFRAVVMSATPPEGADVAAVFPSAGERDRALEAEPLQKRIRAVKRTELALARAPRKPPKGEPGLRGDGLSDDPLVLDAADRALRAAAEGPRRIAVMVNRVATARAIWKQLLSEVRSEGNLAAADVVLMTGRMRPFDRDRIVRRWERLLAARESQQTLERPVILVTTQCLEVGADFSFDVLITECASLDALRQRFGRLDRLGVGQQTEAVILIRKGQLKGDDPIYGNALAATWNWLSEHAEVDDRGRRWIDMGIAGLEALLPADPSERRELLARLSAPAPNAPVLLPAHLDLWVQTSPRPRPDPDIARFLHGPKRGEPEVAVVLRNDLPATPERDGEDGIHPWIQAVSLLPPTTPEAFSVPLRLVRRWMMAGEGGAEGLMDVEGAPIGGDDPEPSGPRRHVVLWRGRDRSLVTSDPATVRPGDIVIVPGLDRVPEVFGDAGEDEDGRPTADIAEAAFQQARGRAVLRVHRRTLGPWQDDPCVQALLDWAEEPDRETEPGDLDEILRRLAGEPENGESRPLPTWLRTAARVLAGGCEIAPNPCGGYVLSSRTPIPVEGEIEPEQDAFADDDDLWSEAPGAISLTRHLEDVAEVARTYADRCLPERLVAPVVRAAELHDIGKVDPRFQQVLHGGNLLASLAEPEPLAKSADLPTSQRARQRAYELAGLPRGFRHEALSVQLAERFFDLPEDPAARDLVLHLIATHHGYARPFAPVVVDTDPPAIVAQVGTAAVAVEGDQRHGWPAAHHLSSGSADRFGRVIRRYGWWGAAFLEAVLRLADWTASSNAARQAQRETVQLVAAGGER, from the coding sequence ATGAAGCCCGATCTCGGCCCGGAACACTTCGACGCGTTCTACCACGAGCTGCACGGCTATGCGCCGTTCCCGTGGCAGCGGATGCTGGCCGAACGGGTGACCACGGGGGAGTGGCCCGCATGCATCGACCTGCCCACGGCGAGCGGAAAGACCGCGTGCATCGACATCGCGGTATTCGCTCTCGCCTGTCAGGCGGACCGGCCGATCGGGGAGCGGACGGCGCCGCGACGCATCTTCTTCGTCGTCGACCGGAGGATCGTGGTCGACGAGGCGTTCTCGCGTGCGCGCCGGATTGCACGGAGACTCGCTGGAGCGCGGGAGGGGGTGCTGCGCGTCGTCGCCGACCGCCTCCGCTCGTTGTCCGCGGCGGCAGAGAATGAGCCACCGCTCATCGTCACGCGCATGCGCGGCGGCATTGCGCTCGACGATGGATGGGTCCGCGATCCCTCGCGACCGGCGGTCATCACGTCCACCGTCGACCAGGTGGGCTCACGCCTCCTGTTCCGCGGCTACGGGCGCAGCCCGCGCGTCGCGGCGATCGACGCCGGACTCGTCGGCAACGATGCACTGATCATCCTCGACGAGGCGCACTGTGCCGTGCCGTTCTGGCGAACTCTGGCGGCGATCCAGGAGTATCGCGCCGCCCGGTGGGCCGAGGAGGCGGTCGTTAGCCCGTTCCGCGCTGTCGTCATGTCCGCGACACCGCCGGAAGGCGCCGACGTCGCAGCCGTATTCCCCAGCGCTGGTGAACGCGACCGAGCCCTCGAGGCGGAGCCACTCCAGAAGCGAATCCGAGCCGTTAAGCGCACGGAACTCGCACTCGCCCGCGCGCCGAGAAAGCCGCCGAAAGGGGAGCCCGGGCTGCGGGGCGATGGGCTCTCCGATGACCCGTTGGTCCTCGATGCTGCCGATCGAGCGCTGCGAGCTGCGGCGGAAGGGCCGCGGCGCATCGCCGTCATGGTCAACCGGGTGGCAACGGCTCGCGCGATCTGGAAACAGCTCCTGTCGGAGGTTCGCTCCGAGGGCAACCTCGCAGCGGCCGATGTCGTCCTCATGACAGGCCGGATGCGGCCCTTCGATCGCGACCGGATCGTTCGACGCTGGGAGAGACTCCTCGCAGCGAGAGAGAGCCAGCAGACCCTCGAGCGGCCGGTCATTCTCGTCACGACGCAGTGCCTCGAGGTCGGCGCCGACTTCAGCTTCGATGTGCTGATCACGGAGTGCGCGAGCCTCGACGCACTCCGCCAGCGCTTCGGCCGCCTCGATCGCCTGGGCGTCGGGCAACAAACCGAGGCCGTCATCCTGATCCGAAAAGGGCAGCTGAAGGGCGACGATCCGATCTACGGGAACGCCCTCGCCGCGACGTGGAACTGGTTGTCGGAGCACGCAGAAGTCGATGACCGCGGCAGGCGGTGGATCGACATGGGGATCGCGGGGCTGGAAGCCCTCCTCCCGGCCGACCCGTCAGAGCGTCGGGAGCTCCTCGCCCGACTCTCCGCTCCGGCACCCAACGCACCGGTCTTGCTCCCGGCGCACCTCGACCTGTGGGTCCAGACGTCACCACGTCCTCGGCCGGACCCGGACATTGCGCGTTTCCTGCACGGCCCGAAACGGGGTGAGCCCGAGGTGGCCGTGGTGCTCCGGAACGATCTGCCGGCCACACCCGAGCGAGACGGAGAGGACGGCATCCACCCGTGGATCCAGGCCGTGAGCCTCCTCCCGCCCACGACGCCGGAGGCGTTCTCCGTCCCGCTGAGGCTGGTTCGGCGATGGATGATGGCGGGCGAGGGGGGCGCGGAGGGGCTGATGGACGTCGAGGGCGCGCCGATCGGTGGAGATGATCCCGAGCCGAGCGGCCCCCGGCGCCATGTCGTCCTGTGGCGGGGCCGTGACCGGAGTCTCGTGACCTCCGACCCGGCAACGGTGCGGCCGGGCGACATCGTCATCGTTCCCGGGCTCGATCGCGTCCCCGAGGTCTTCGGAGACGCGGGGGAAGACGAGGACGGACGTCCGACCGCCGACATTGCAGAGGCGGCCTTCCAACAGGCGCGCGGACGCGCCGTGCTGCGCGTACACCGTCGTACGCTCGGCCCGTGGCAGGACGATCCATGCGTGCAGGCGTTGCTCGATTGGGCCGAGGAGCCGGACCGCGAGACGGAGCCGGGCGATCTCGACGAGATCCTGCGCCGGCTCGCGGGCGAACCCGAGAACGGCGAGTCGAGGCCGCTCCCGACGTGGTTGCGCACAGCGGCTCGGGTCCTGGCCGGCGGCTGCGAGATCGCGCCGAATCCGTGCGGCGGCTACGTCCTCTCGAGCCGGACGCCGATCCCTGTCGAGGGCGAGATCGAGCCCGAGCAGGACGCCTTCGCGGATGACGATGACCTCTGGTCCGAGGCACCAGGCGCGATTTCGCTCACGCGGCACCTCGAAGACGTCGCGGAGGTCGCCCGCACCTACGCCGACCGCTGCCTGCCCGAGCGACTCGTCGCTCCCGTGGTACGGGCGGCCGAGCTCCACGACATCGGCAAGGTCGATCCCCGCTTCCAGCAAGTGCTGCACGGCGGCAACCTGCTGGCCTCGCTGGCCGAGCCCGAGCCGCTGGCGAAATCCGCAGACCTGCCGACTTCGCAACGGGCGCGGCAACGCGCGTACGAGCTGGCCGGACTGCCACGCGGATTCCGGCACGAGGCCCTCTCGGTCCAGCTCGCCGAACGGTTCTTCGACCTGCCCGAGGACCCGGCCGCGCGCGATCTCGTGCTCCACCTCATCGCTACGCACCACGGCTATGCTCGGCCGTTTGCACCGGTGGTCGTCGACACCGATCCGCCGGCGATCGTGGCGCAGGTCGGCACGGCGGCCGTCGCGGTCGAGGGCGATCAGCGGCACGGCTGGCCTGCCGCACACCACCTGTCCAGTGGCAGCGCCGACCGATTCGGCCGCGTCATCCGTCGCTACGGCTGGTGGGGCGCCGCCTTCCTCGAAGCGGTCCTCCGCTTGGCCGACTGGACAGCCAGCTCGAACGCGGCCCGCCAGGCCCAGCGCGAGACCGTGCAGCTCGTGGCCGCCGGAGGTGAGCGATGA
- a CDS encoding type IV pili twitching motility protein PilT, producing the protein MARIDTFLEIMQKAGASDLHLSAGQTPMLRVHGVLERAKHRPLTEEEIRLLLYELLSDQQIARFEAEGELDCAYTLEGVARFRINIFRKHPGLAAAIRIIPHRIPTLDELGFPPVIKTLLHQRAGLILVTGPTNSGKSTTLAAMVDYLNENMKYHIITLEDPLEFIHTSKQCLINQRQVGDHSRSFASALRAALREDPDVVLVGEMRDLETISLALTAAELGLLVLGTLHTKSAGQTISRITDAFPAEQQAAVRVALSEVLVGICSQQLLRRADRAGRVAAQEILVANTAVRNLIREGKTHLVNNVITTGRKEGMRLLDHHLRELVEQGIVTAAEAARYASDPSVLAGAEPRSTRP; encoded by the coding sequence TTGGCCAGGATAGACACGTTCCTCGAAATCATGCAGAAGGCGGGGGCCTCGGACCTCCACCTGAGCGCCGGGCAGACGCCCATGCTCCGCGTCCACGGCGTGCTCGAGCGCGCCAAACACCGGCCGCTCACCGAAGAGGAGATCCGGCTCCTCCTCTACGAGCTGCTCTCCGACCAGCAGATCGCCCGGTTCGAGGCGGAGGGCGAGCTGGACTGCGCATACACGCTGGAAGGGGTCGCGCGCTTCCGCATCAACATCTTCCGCAAGCACCCGGGCCTGGCGGCGGCGATCCGGATCATCCCCCACCGGATCCCGACCCTGGACGAGCTCGGCTTCCCGCCCGTGATCAAGACGCTCCTCCACCAGCGGGCGGGGCTCATCCTCGTCACCGGGCCGACGAACTCGGGGAAGAGCACCACTCTGGCGGCGATGGTGGATTACCTCAACGAGAACATGAAGTACCACATCATCACGCTGGAGGACCCCCTCGAGTTCATCCACACGAGCAAGCAGTGCCTCATCAACCAGCGCCAGGTCGGGGACCACAGCCGCTCCTTCGCCAGCGCGCTGCGCGCCGCGCTGCGTGAGGATCCCGACGTCGTGCTCGTGGGCGAGATGCGGGACCTGGAGACGATCTCCCTCGCGCTCACCGCCGCCGAGCTGGGCCTCCTGGTCCTCGGCACGCTGCACACCAAGTCCGCGGGCCAGACCATCAGCCGCATCACGGACGCGTTCCCCGCCGAGCAGCAGGCCGCAGTGCGCGTGGCGCTCTCGGAGGTCCTCGTCGGGATCTGCTCCCAGCAACTGCTGCGGCGGGCGGACCGCGCGGGGCGTGTGGCGGCGCAGGAGATCCTGGTGGCGAACACGGCGGTCCGGAACCTGATCCGGGAGGGGAAGACACACCTGGTCAACAACGTGATCACGACCGGCCGCAAGGAAGGGATGCGGCTCCTCGATCACCACCTGAGGGAGCTGGTGGAGCAGGGCATCGTCACCGCCGCCGAGGCGGCGCGCTACGCCTCGGATCCTTCCGTGCTGGCCGGTGCGGAGCCGCGTAGTACGAGACCGTGA